The Rhodospirillaceae bacterium genome has a window encoding:
- a CDS encoding LytTR family DNA-binding domain-containing protein — translation MNKIPSFFSNCGASLSHCSTHLALGFVYWLIFLLALEPGNVLRAIAMQRDLLVDLEIVRILGASVLGASATPVVFLMVRFFPVAGSLKLRNAILQTFGLVAMAVLLIAASVVLAARLLPPSEYPLSTDLLFQLKSNILILTFCLIGLSAIAHAKFFSDQSMGPADTLPDPFLSHVMVKTRGGLIRLDLADVIWIESQGNYLALHAGEAVHLIREPITAFCAKLDPSHFIRVHRGVVVAIDAIRDMSSLSGGDASLTLQNETRLRVSRTYSAAVRAALMARTD, via the coding sequence ATGAACAAAATCCCCTCGTTTTTCTCAAACTGCGGCGCCTCACTGTCGCACTGCTCAACCCACCTGGCTTTAGGCTTTGTGTATTGGCTGATTTTTCTTCTGGCGCTTGAGCCGGGCAACGTCTTGCGTGCAATTGCTATGCAGAGAGATTTGCTGGTGGACCTGGAGATCGTGCGCATTCTTGGAGCCAGCGTGCTCGGCGCATCAGCGACACCGGTGGTGTTTCTCATGGTGCGGTTTTTTCCCGTGGCCGGGAGTTTAAAGCTGCGCAACGCCATCCTTCAAACTTTTGGCCTGGTGGCGATGGCCGTCCTGTTGATTGCCGCCTCCGTTGTCCTGGCGGCCCGTCTGCTGCCCCCTTCTGAATACCCGTTGTCCACCGACCTCCTGTTTCAGCTTAAATCTAATATTCTGATTCTGACGTTTTGCTTAATCGGCTTGTCAGCTATTGCCCACGCAAAGTTCTTTTCTGATCAGTCTATGGGGCCCGCAGACACTCTACCTGACCCTTTCTTGTCTCATGTCATGGTTAAAACCCGAGGCGGACTCATTCGATTGGATTTGGCAGACGTGATTTGGATCGAAAGCCAGGGCAATTATCTTGCGTTGCACGCAGGTGAGGCCGTCCATTTGATCCGAGAACCAATAACGGCATTTTGTGCCAAGCTTGATCCCTCACACTTCATAAGAGTTCATCGTGGTGTCGTCGTAGCCATCGACGCAATTCGAGATATGTCGTCGTTATCCGGCGGTGATGCCTCTCTGACTCTGCAGAACGAGACGCGCCTGCGCGTTAGCCGCACTTACAGCGCCGCAGTGCGCGCTGCACTTATGGCAAGGACGGATTAG